From Nocardioides sp. HDW12B, the proteins below share one genomic window:
- a CDS encoding peptidase: MEGHLRDRLTLGPYRRRRWMRRRLAQLDREYAAAAAGRAPRGRRPRKDRTLGPLAALALFAVIVGAGGMAMGVSDLVGRLPWAEDVRGTPPDAPDGPGAFAFSATQPGRSDEPVGYSPCEPLRVVLNDDQAPDGVEGLVEDALADVATLTGLRIELVGPSDELPTSDGSRALDAPALIAWTDPDQVPALEGRVAGLGGSTAVEEPLRSRVWLRTGQVALDSPDLAEILDRPGGREQVLAIVRHEIGHLVGLDHTPDSTQLMHSENVGVADFQNGDRRGLARLGEIRCR; encoded by the coding sequence GTGGAGGGCCACCTGCGTGATCGCCTGACGCTCGGCCCCTACCGCCGTCGTCGGTGGATGCGGCGACGGCTCGCCCAGCTCGACCGCGAGTACGCCGCTGCGGCCGCCGGCCGGGCGCCCCGGGGCCGTCGACCCCGCAAGGACCGGACCCTCGGGCCGCTGGCGGCCCTGGCGCTCTTCGCGGTGATCGTCGGGGCCGGCGGGATGGCGATGGGGGTGTCCGACCTCGTCGGCCGCCTGCCCTGGGCCGAGGACGTGCGCGGGACCCCGCCGGACGCACCCGACGGACCGGGCGCGTTCGCCTTCAGCGCCACCCAGCCGGGCCGCTCGGACGAGCCGGTCGGCTACTCCCCCTGCGAGCCGCTCCGGGTGGTGCTCAACGACGACCAGGCCCCCGACGGCGTCGAGGGCCTGGTCGAGGACGCGCTGGCCGACGTCGCCACCCTGACCGGCCTGCGCATCGAGCTCGTCGGTCCCAGCGACGAGCTGCCGACGTCCGACGGCTCGCGGGCCCTGGACGCCCCGGCGCTGATCGCCTGGACCGACCCCGACCAGGTGCCCGCCCTCGAGGGCCGCGTGGCCGGTCTCGGCGGCAGCACGGCGGTGGAGGAGCCGCTGCGGAGCCGGGTCTGGCTGCGGACCGGCCAGGTCGCGCTGGACAGCCCCGACCTCGCCGAGATCCTCGACCGGCCCGGTGGCCGGGAGCAGGTGCTGGCCATCGTCCGCCACGAGATCGGCCACCTCGTCGGGCTCGACCACACCCCCGACAGCACCCAGCTCATGCACAGCGAGAACGTCGGGGTCGCGGACTTCCAGAACGGCGACCGACGAGGACTCGCCCGCCTCGGCGAGATCCGCTGCCGCTGA
- the treS gene encoding maltose alpha-D-glucosyltransferase, producing the protein MTTTSPTPSGTQTGTVPAVSPGATEDTEWFKTAVFYEVLVRSFSDSDGDGFGDFKGLTEKLDYLHWLGVDCLWVPPFFTSPLRDGGYDVADYTEILPEVGTLDDFQEFLDEAHKRGIRVIIDFVMNHTSDAHPWFQASRNDPEGPYGDFYVWSDTDDEYADARIIFVDTEPSNWTWDPVRQQYFWHRFFSHQPDLNFDNPKVHEAMYEALSFWLDMGIDGFRLDAVPYLYERPGTNGENLPETHQFLKEVRSYIDEHYPGRVLLCEANQWPADVVEYFGDFEKGGDECHMAFHFPVMPRIFMGVRRESRFPISEIMEQTPAIPDGCQWGIFLRNHDELTLEMVTDEDRDYMWGEYAKDPRMKANIGIRRRLAPLLDNDTNQMELFTALLLSLPGSPVLYYGDEIGMGDNIWLGDRDGVRTPMQWTADRNAGFSKATPGRLNLPLNQDPVFGYQRVNVETELENSSSLLHWTRRMIHVRKNHPAFGLGDFQDLGGSNPSVLSYVREHEGDTVLCINNLSRFPQPVELDLRRWEGVVPVELLGGTRFPQIGELPYLLTLTGYGFLWFRLPRPAPVHEPAAEIGSASENGAGATTGESA; encoded by the coding sequence ATGACCACCACCTCCCCCACCCCGTCCGGAACCCAGACGGGCACCGTGCCCGCCGTCTCGCCCGGGGCCACCGAGGACACCGAGTGGTTCAAGACCGCGGTCTTCTACGAGGTCCTGGTGCGCTCGTTCTCCGACAGCGACGGCGACGGCTTCGGCGACTTCAAGGGCCTGACCGAGAAGCTCGACTACCTGCACTGGCTGGGCGTCGACTGCCTGTGGGTGCCGCCGTTCTTCACCTCGCCGCTGCGCGACGGCGGCTACGACGTGGCCGACTACACCGAGATCCTCCCCGAGGTCGGCACGCTCGACGACTTCCAGGAGTTCCTCGACGAGGCGCACAAGCGCGGCATCCGCGTGATCATCGACTTCGTCATGAACCACACGAGCGACGCGCACCCGTGGTTCCAGGCCTCGCGCAACGACCCCGAGGGCCCGTACGGCGACTTCTACGTCTGGTCCGACACCGACGACGAGTACGCCGACGCGCGCATCATCTTCGTCGACACCGAGCCGTCGAACTGGACCTGGGACCCGGTGCGCCAGCAGTACTTCTGGCACCGGTTCTTCAGCCACCAGCCGGACCTGAACTTCGACAACCCCAAGGTCCACGAGGCGATGTACGAGGCGCTCTCGTTCTGGCTCGACATGGGCATCGACGGGTTCCGCCTCGACGCCGTGCCCTACCTCTACGAGCGTCCGGGCACGAACGGCGAGAACCTGCCCGAGACCCACCAGTTCCTCAAGGAGGTCCGCAGCTACATCGACGAGCACTACCCCGGTCGGGTGCTGCTGTGCGAGGCCAACCAGTGGCCCGCCGACGTGGTGGAGTACTTCGGCGACTTCGAGAAGGGGGGCGACGAATGCCACATGGCGTTCCACTTCCCGGTCATGCCGCGCATCTTCATGGGCGTGCGCCGCGAGTCCCGCTTCCCGATCTCCGAGATCATGGAGCAGACGCCGGCCATCCCGGACGGCTGCCAGTGGGGCATCTTCCTGCGCAACCACGACGAGCTGACCCTCGAGATGGTCACCGACGAGGACCGCGACTACATGTGGGGCGAGTACGCCAAGGACCCCCGCATGAAGGCCAACATCGGCATCCGCCGCCGGCTCGCGCCGCTGCTCGACAACGACACGAACCAGATGGAGCTCTTCACCGCGCTGCTGCTGTCGCTGCCCGGCTCGCCGGTGCTCTACTACGGCGACGAGATCGGGATGGGCGACAACATCTGGCTCGGCGACCGTGACGGCGTCCGCACGCCCATGCAGTGGACGGCCGACCGCAACGCCGGCTTCTCCAAGGCCACCCCGGGCCGGCTCAACCTGCCGCTGAACCAGGACCCGGTCTTCGGCTACCAGCGCGTGAACGTCGAGACCGAGCTGGAGAACTCCTCCTCGCTGCTGCACTGGACGCGCCGGATGATCCACGTCCGCAAGAACCACCCGGCCTTCGGGCTCGGCGACTTCCAGGACCTCGGCGGCTCGAACCCGAGCGTGCTGTCCTACGTGCGCGAGCACGAGGGCGACACGGTGCTGTGCATCAACAACCTCTCCCGCTTCCCGCAGCCGGTCGAGCTCGACCTGCGCCGGTGGGAGGGCGTGGTCCCCGTCGAGCTGCTGGGCGGCACCCGCTTCCCCCAGATCGGCGAGCTGCCCTACCTGCTGACGCTGACCGGCTACGGCTTCCTGTGGTTCCGGCTGCCCCGGCCGGCGCCGGTCCACGAGCCGGCCGCCGAGATCGGCAGCGCGTCCGAGAACGGAGCCGGCGCCACGACCGGGGAGTCGGCGTGA
- a CDS encoding alpha-1,4-glucan--maltose-1-phosphate maltosyltransferase, with product MVGRIPVLDVTPQIEGGTYPAKAAVGEPFEVTALVLREGHDAHSAEVVLVDPTGTRRPPQRMTKVPAEADRWRATVVADTEGAWGFEIHGWSDPYGTWVHDSEIKVPAGIDTELMFTEGALLLERAAEQPGLDAEAGATLSAAARALREQSTPDVVRLSAGISAAVRAVMAAHPVRELVTVAGPFPFFADRTRALYGSWYEFFPRSEGAYVDADGTTVSGTFRTAAKRLAAVAEMGFDVVYLPPVHPIGRINRKGKNNTLDAGPDDVGSPWAMGSTEGGHDAIHPDLGTFEDFDAFVAEARRLGMEIALDLAFSAAPDHPWVTEHPEFFTTRADGSIAYAENPPKKYQDIYPINYDNAPDVIYPEMLRVTRVWMDHGVRIFRVDNPHTKPVNFWEWLLGEIRKTDPDVLFLSEAFTRPSMLQALAKIGFHQSYTYFTWRNTRHEIESYFQEVSHETAHQMRPNFFVNTPDILPEYLQYGGPPAFKIRAALAALGSPSWGVYAGFELYEHVAIRPGAEEYLDSEKFQIRIRDWEGAEASGRTLSPYLRMLNHVRREHPALQELRNLTVHNPEDDSIVCFSKTTELPDGSRDTVIAVVNVDPHSTRETTVHLDMAALGLDWADRFLVHDEVTGADWTWGEHNYVRLDPFDEPAHILTVRSPTA from the coding sequence ATGGTTGGACGCATACCTGTCCTGGATGTCACGCCGCAGATCGAAGGAGGTACGTATCCGGCCAAGGCCGCGGTCGGTGAGCCCTTCGAGGTCACCGCACTGGTCCTCCGCGAGGGCCACGACGCCCACAGCGCCGAGGTCGTCCTCGTCGACCCGACCGGCACGAGACGCCCGCCGCAGCGCATGACCAAGGTGCCCGCCGAGGCCGACCGGTGGCGGGCCACCGTCGTCGCGGACACCGAGGGCGCCTGGGGCTTCGAGATCCACGGCTGGAGCGACCCCTACGGCACCTGGGTGCACGACTCGGAGATCAAGGTGCCCGCCGGCATCGACACCGAGCTCATGTTCACCGAGGGCGCGCTGCTGCTCGAGCGTGCCGCCGAGCAGCCCGGGCTGGACGCCGAGGCCGGCGCGACGCTGTCCGCCGCGGCCCGCGCCCTGCGTGAGCAGTCCACCCCCGACGTGGTCCGGCTCTCGGCCGGCATCTCCGCCGCCGTGCGCGCGGTCATGGCCGCCCACCCGGTGCGCGAGCTGGTCACCGTCGCGGGGCCGTTCCCGTTCTTCGCCGACCGCACCCGCGCGCTCTACGGCTCCTGGTACGAGTTCTTCCCCCGCTCCGAGGGCGCCTACGTCGACGCCGACGGCACGACCGTCAGCGGCACGTTCCGCACCGCCGCGAAGCGGCTCGCCGCCGTGGCCGAGATGGGCTTCGACGTCGTCTACCTCCCCCCGGTGCACCCGATCGGCCGGATCAACCGCAAGGGCAAGAACAACACCCTCGACGCCGGCCCCGACGACGTCGGCTCCCCCTGGGCGATGGGCTCCACCGAGGGCGGCCACGACGCCATCCACCCCGACCTCGGCACCTTCGAGGACTTCGACGCCTTCGTCGCCGAGGCCCGTCGGCTCGGGATGGAGATCGCGCTGGACCTCGCGTTCTCGGCCGCGCCGGACCACCCCTGGGTCACCGAGCACCCGGAGTTCTTCACCACCCGCGCCGACGGGAGCATCGCCTACGCGGAGAACCCGCCCAAGAAGTACCAGGACATCTACCCGATCAACTACGACAACGCCCCGGACGTCATCTATCCGGAGATGCTGCGCGTGACCCGGGTCTGGATGGACCACGGGGTCCGCATCTTCCGCGTCGACAACCCCCACACCAAGCCGGTGAACTTCTGGGAGTGGCTGCTCGGCGAGATCCGGAAGACCGACCCGGACGTGCTGTTCCTCTCCGAGGCCTTCACCCGGCCCTCGATGTTGCAGGCGCTGGCGAAGATCGGCTTCCACCAGAGCTACACCTACTTCACCTGGCGCAACACCCGCCACGAGATCGAGTCCTACTTCCAGGAGGTCTCGCACGAGACGGCGCACCAGATGCGGCCGAACTTCTTCGTCAACACCCCCGACATCCTCCCGGAGTACCTCCAGTACGGCGGTCCGCCGGCGTTCAAGATCCGCGCCGCGCTGGCCGCCCTGGGCTCGCCGTCGTGGGGGGTCTACGCCGGCTTCGAGCTCTACGAGCACGTCGCCATCCGGCCGGGGGCCGAGGAGTACCTCGACTCGGAGAAGTTCCAGATCCGGATCCGCGACTGGGAGGGCGCCGAGGCGTCCGGCCGCACGCTGTCGCCGTACCTGCGGATGCTGAACCACGTGCGCCGCGAGCACCCGGCCCTGCAGGAGCTGCGCAACCTGACGGTGCACAACCCCGAGGACGACTCGATCGTGTGCTTCTCCAAGACCACCGAGCTGCCCGACGGCAGCCGGGACACGGTGATCGCGGTCGTCAACGTCGACCCGCACAGCACCCGCGAGACCACCGTCCACCTCGACATGGCCGCCCTCGGGCTCGACTGGGCCGACCGCTTCCTCGTCCACGACGAGGTGACCGGGGCCGACTGGACCTGGGGCGAGCACAACTACGTCCGCCTCGACCCCTTCGACGAGCCCGCGCACATCCTGACCGTGAGGAGCCCCACCGCCTGA
- a CDS encoding GNAT family N-acetyltransferase: protein MDVVLTIPAPGELHAVAAHLDAWQTDRGPVHLHPGDLGWYSMRGAERTAADLRVWSRHGRPVAVGLLDGPDGLLRLALDPDAREDQDVAEAIADDVVDADRDVLPGGEAVVEARGATLLAQALRARGWQDDEPWTPLHRDLAEAVTDTRASGSGVRVEVAGADLAHAWTAVHWSAFRGSPLSESRHREVVDWWRTMTDGPFAERGRTLVALDADDAAVAVAGVWSAGTGRPGLVEPMGVHRDHRGKGHGAAVCVAAAAALRELGSSSAVVCAETSNVGAVSTYVAAGFVAGAPVTDLRRGS from the coding sequence ATGGACGTCGTGCTGACCATCCCGGCCCCCGGGGAGCTGCACGCGGTCGCGGCGCACCTCGACGCCTGGCAGACCGACCGCGGGCCGGTGCACCTGCACCCCGGGGACCTCGGCTGGTACTCGATGCGAGGTGCCGAGCGGACCGCCGCCGACCTGCGGGTGTGGTCGCGCCACGGTCGGCCCGTCGCGGTCGGGCTGCTCGACGGGCCTGACGGTCTCCTCCGACTGGCGCTGGACCCGGACGCGCGTGAGGACCAGGACGTGGCCGAGGCGATCGCCGACGACGTCGTGGACGCCGACCGCGACGTCCTCCCGGGTGGTGAGGCGGTGGTCGAGGCCCGCGGCGCCACGCTGCTCGCGCAGGCCTTGCGCGCCCGGGGCTGGCAGGACGACGAGCCGTGGACGCCCCTGCACCGCGACCTCGCCGAGGCGGTGACGGACACCCGTGCGTCCGGGTCCGGGGTCCGCGTCGAGGTCGCCGGAGCGGATCTGGCGCACGCCTGGACGGCGGTCCACTGGTCGGCATTCCGGGGCTCACCGCTGAGTGAGAGCCGGCACCGCGAGGTCGTCGACTGGTGGCGGACCATGACCGACGGCCCGTTCGCCGAGCGAGGACGCACCCTGGTCGCCCTCGACGCCGACGACGCCGCGGTCGCTGTCGCCGGGGTGTGGTCGGCCGGGACCGGACGGCCCGGGCTGGTGGAACCGATGGGCGTGCACCGCGACCACCGGGGCAAGGGCCACGGAGCCGCCGTGTGCGTCGCCGCGGCGGCCGCCCTCCGGGAGCTGGGCAGCTCCAGCGCGGTCGTCTGCGCCGAGACCTCCAACGTCGGCGCCGTGTCGACGTACGTCGCGGCCGGGTTCGTCGCCGGGGCTCCGGTGACGGACCTGCGTCGAGGATCCTGA
- a CDS encoding DoxX family protein — protein sequence MTLIRRLARPMLATTFALGAVEALKNSKPLAEKAQPVTDPIVKTVRKTAPQVPITSDPHTLVLVNAGVQLVASAALATDRFPRVSATVLAASLVPTTIAGHAFWEETDAEAKNNQRLAFAKNVSLLGGLILAAVDTEGKPGVAWRAQRAARDLRREAGHVGTEAKLQSKLVAAKVR from the coding sequence ATGACCCTGATCCGACGCCTCGCCCGCCCCATGCTCGCCACCACCTTCGCCCTGGGCGCCGTGGAGGCGCTCAAGAACTCCAAGCCTCTCGCCGAGAAGGCCCAGCCGGTGACGGACCCGATCGTGAAGACGGTCAGGAAGACCGCTCCGCAGGTCCCGATCACCTCCGACCCCCACACCCTGGTGCTGGTCAACGCCGGCGTGCAGCTCGTGGCGTCGGCCGCGCTGGCCACCGACCGCTTCCCCCGCGTCTCGGCGACCGTGCTCGCCGCCAGCCTGGTGCCGACCACGATCGCCGGTCACGCCTTCTGGGAGGAGACCGACGCCGAGGCCAAGAACAACCAGCGCCTGGCCTTCGCCAAGAACGTCTCCCTGCTCGGCGGGCTGATCCTCGCCGCGGTCGACACCGAGGGCAAGCCGGGCGTCGCCTGGCGGGCCCAGCGCGCCGCGCGCGACCTGCGCCGCGAGGCCGGCCACGTCGGCACCGAGGCCAAGCTGCAGAGCAAGCTGGTCGCCGCGAAGGTGCGCTGA
- a CDS encoding homocysteine S-methyltransferase family protein, with the protein MSAATLFADGPFVTDGGLETDLIFHHGIDLPEFASFPLLEDRAGREALDAYYDEYAAIARAAGAGLLVETPTWRANPAWGPRVGYGREALDRVNRAAVAFAREVQARAGVARSLVVGILGPRGDGYVPGLWSDPDEAASHHADQVASFAAEGVDLVHAMTLTATEEAIGVVRAARSHALPVVVSFTVETDGRLPDGTSLAEAVARVDAVAAPDRFGVNCAHPTHVAPALDGSGWQERVAVLRPNASTLTHAELDAMEELDEGDLGLLTSSVDRLRSQLPALAAVGGCCGTDARHVGALWGV; encoded by the coding sequence ATGAGTGCTGCGACCCTGTTCGCCGACGGGCCCTTCGTCACCGACGGCGGGCTCGAGACCGACCTGATCTTCCACCACGGCATCGACCTCCCCGAGTTCGCGTCGTTCCCGCTGCTCGAGGACCGGGCGGGGAGGGAGGCGCTGGACGCCTACTACGACGAGTACGCCGCGATCGCGCGCGCCGCCGGGGCCGGCCTGCTCGTCGAGACGCCCACCTGGCGCGCGAACCCCGCGTGGGGGCCCCGCGTCGGCTACGGGCGCGAGGCGCTGGACCGGGTCAACCGCGCGGCCGTCGCCTTCGCTCGCGAGGTGCAGGCACGGGCCGGGGTGGCACGGTCGCTCGTGGTCGGCATCCTCGGTCCGCGGGGTGACGGCTACGTGCCGGGCCTGTGGTCCGACCCGGACGAGGCCGCCTCCCACCACGCGGACCAGGTGGCCTCCTTCGCGGCCGAGGGCGTGGACCTCGTGCACGCCATGACGCTGACGGCGACCGAGGAGGCGATCGGGGTGGTGCGGGCCGCTCGCTCCCACGCCCTGCCCGTCGTGGTGTCCTTCACGGTCGAGACCGACGGCCGGCTCCCGGACGGCACGTCGCTCGCCGAGGCCGTGGCCCGGGTGGACGCCGTCGCCGCCCCGGACCGGTTCGGCGTCAACTGTGCCCATCCGACGCACGTGGCGCCGGCCCTCGACGGGAGTGGGTGGCAGGAGCGGGTCGCCGTGCTGCGGCCCAACGCGTCGACGCTCACGCACGCCGAGCTCGACGCGATGGAGGAGCTGGACGAGGGCGACCTCGGCCTGCTCACGTCGTCCGTCGACCGGCTGCGCTCCCAGCTGCCCGCGCTCGCGGCGGTGGGCGGGTGCTGCGGCACCGACGCCCGCCACGTCGGAGCGCTCTGGGGCGTCTGA